The genomic window GCGTACAGGTTATTGGCCCACAGCGTGACCAGCGAAAACAAGCTGAGCAGGAACGGCGTGGTACGGGCGATCGCCAGGTCGGACCACTGCCGTTGGGTTTCGACGCCGAGGTGACGACGGACCTCGGAAAAAGTGACCTCGACCGACCAGCGGCGAACAAACCAACGGAGGATGTCGAGCGGATCAGCCTGGAGGTCGGTGCAGAGGAACGCTTGCGGCTCGAGTTTGCCCTTCGGGTCGCGCACCAGGACGTAGCGGATCGGAACGCGGTGGCCGGGCTTGTGCCATAGGGCGGTGCCGGAGACGATCTCGAGGGTTCTTTCGCCACGACCATACCATCCGGTCACCTGCAGAGGACACCAGCGTGTTCTCGGGTTGGCGAGGCGTTGCTTCAATGTGGGTTGGCGCTTGCCGACGAGGCGCGGGCGCCCGCGCTGGCCGGGCCTTCGCCGCGGTGGTGGGTGGTAAAGTCCGGCGTCGAGCCGCAGGCGGGTGATCATGGTGACCCAAGGGCGCACGTCGTTGAGCAGCTCGATGGCAGCGAAGCTGGCGTCGCCGACGCCGATGACGCGCCGGTCCGGGAGCCAGAGGGCCGCCTGGATCAGACCCTGCCGCGCCCAATCGGTGAGCTTTTTGTACTGGCGCTCTCCCGGCCTGTGCGTCTGCCAATACCGCAGCGAGGGGGCCAAGATGGTCAGGAATGGCAGCGCCCAGACGCGCCCGGCCCACGGGATCTCAGGCAGCACCATGAACGAAAGCCAGCGCAGGCCGCTCGCCTTGACGAAATGGCCGCGTGAGGAGCGTACCGGATCGCGGTAAATGCCACGTGCCTTGATTTTGATCCCCCATCGCCGCTCGATCGTGTCGTCGGGGCCGATCACGACCGGCTCGCCCTTCGGGACGAAGGTGTCGACGAGGAGGCGGAGCAGGCAGCCAGACAACCAGCGGTCGGACCATGTGTTGCGGCTCAGCACGCGGTGGTAGTTGCTGAAGCGTCGGACCTGGCCCAGTCCCATGACGCGCAGCACGGACGCGATCGTCCGCCGACCCGGGACGAGGATCGCGCCCGCCACCAGGACCAGCACGCGCTGCCAGGTCGGCGCGGTGAACGCCGCCTCGAATGGCTGCATCCAGGTTCCCAGCCTGCCTGCTGCGAACCCCCCGGCGTCAGTTGCCGACATCTGGTTCTCCCCGTACGACGCGCTGGCAAGCTTCGGCACAGACGGGCTGGCGGGGAATCCCGGCGTCTCTCAAAATCGGGTCACCGGCGTTGCGCCGTCCTGTCGCGCCGGTCGCGTTGCGTGAGCTTGTCGCCTCGGGAGGCAGGAATGACACGCCGGGAAATCCTCCATCGGTATCGCCGCCTGCGCGCGATCACTACCGACCATCACAGGGCCGCGCTGCGGTTCCTGGCCGCGGACACGATGCTCGACCAGGCGCGGCGCCTGGGAATGCGGGCCGGGCCATCGCTGGTTGTCGACGACGTCAAGGAGCTCTCGGTGCTCTACGAGTTTGCTCTTTACACTGCCAGGGCAGGTCGTTCGCGCGCCATCGACCGCTACGCGCGTGCCACCCCGCTGCCGGTCGGTTCCGATGAGGCACTCACGCTCGAGGCATTGCGTCTGGCCCGCTTCTCGCTTTGGCGTGTCGAGCGCCGCCACGACGTCACCGGCCTCATGGTGAGCGATCTTCGGAATGGATCCGCGCTGTGGCTGATCGACGAAGGCATGCAGGCGAGCGTTGCAAACGGCTGGGTATTCGCCGCCCGGATCTTGCAGCCAGACTGCTTCGCCATGACCAATGGCTTGATCGTGCCGGTGCAGCAGCAGACTATCGACAAGCTGGTCACCGGCGGGCAGGTCTCATGCCGGTCGGATCAGGCAGGCGCAGCCGACGAAAGCCGCTTCGCCGCCGAGGTCTACCGTGACGCTCTCGACAACCGGCTTCTGGATCGCGTCGCCTTCAAGTGACCCCATCCGTCAGCCGCAGCGAGCATCCCGAAAATGGCGAAAGTCGAGTTGAGGATGTGCAACTCCGCCTCCGACATCGTGCCCTTCAAGCCGAGCAGAAGCCGGTCATTGAAATTCGCCGCGTCGTAAGAGCGCACAGGCCGATACCCCTATTTGTCTGGTGCGTGATCAGCTGGAAAAAGTAACCGTTACAGATCCGACTCACCCGTTGTTTCGACAAGAGTTCGTTTTGGCAACCACAACGGGCTCGGCTGTGAGCGGCCACGCCCATGTCGTGTACCGCGGCGATGTGCTGCTGAAACTGCCGATCAGGGCAACCAATCTCTCTCCGGCATCACCATCCCTGCCAACCAGCAGGCTGTCATTGGAAGCCATTCGAGATTTGATTCGTCTCGCATTACAAAGAGAGACGAGTCCGCCTGCAATCATCGAAACTCCCGTTGCCAAGCAGGTCGAGAACGATGCCGAGCCGGCGTCGGAAACCTCGCTTCGTGCGACGGGAGAAAAGCCATGATGTCAGAGCTTGTAACGGTCGGGCACCTGAGTCGGAAGGCAGTGATCTACATTCGCCAGTCAACGCCCCAACAGGTGCTGAGCAACCAAGAAAGCCTGCGGCTGCAGTATGCATTGCGCCAGCGTGCGCAGGATCTTGGCTGGCACGAAGCCGACATCGAGGTGATTGACACCGATCTTGGCCGCAGTGGAGCGACCGCCACGCAACGTGAGGGGTTCAAAGATCTGATCGCACGTGTGACGCTCGGTGAGGTCGGCATTATCCTTTCCTACGAGGTCACCAGGCTTGCAAGAAACTGCTCAGATTGGTACCCGCTGCTGGACTTGTGTGGTTACCGGCGATGTTTGATCGGCGATCGCGATGGTGTGTACGACCCGGGCTCGGCGAATGGCCGGCTTCTCTTGGGATTAAAAGGGACGATCTCCGAAGTTGAGTTGCACACTCTACGCGGCCGCCTGACCGCTGGGCTTTTGAGCAAAGCCGAGCGTGGTGACTTGGCTCTGATCCTGCCCGTAGGTCTGGTGCGCGGCCCACATGGTGTAGTGACGAAGCACCCCGACCGCGAAGTCCAGGAACGGATCAGCTTGGTCTTCGCCACTTTCCTGGAATTGGGCTCAGTCGGTAAGCTGCTCCGCTCCTTTCGGCATCGCGGGCTTGCCGTGCCGCGGCTTGATCGATTCGGTGAGGTGGTCTGGCGGACACCGACAGATAGCATAATCAGCAGGATTCTGAAGAATCCTGCCTATGCAGGCGCATTTGTCTACGGCCGCACCCGGTCCTGCGGCGCCACCTACGCCAACGGCAAGACGATCACCACTCGCCGTCCCATGGAGGAGTGGAAAGTCATCGTGAAAGACCGTTATCCTGCCTACATCGGGTGGGCCGACTTTGAACGGATCCAGGCCATGCTGCGCGACAACCACGCGGAGTACGTCCGCAACAGAACCCGTGGCGTGCCGCGCGATGGTGCGGCCCTGCTGCAGGGCATTGTCTGGTGCGGCCGTTGCGGCCACAAGATGGCCGTGGAGTACAAGAACGCCAACCGCTACGTCTGTAACTTTCTCCAGCGGAGCCAGGGTGGGCCGTTGTGCCAGCACCTCCCTGCGGATCCGATCGACGCGCAGGTGGTGGCTGCGTTTTTCGCCACGGTCAGCCAGGAGGAACTTGAGGCCTGGCAACGGGCGCAGGACACCCGGCGGCAAACGGAGGACGCACTGGATCGCGCTGAGGCACAGCAAGTGGAGCGCCTGCGCTACCAAGCATTGCTCGCCGAGCGACAGTTCAACCGTGTTGATCCTGACAATCGCCTGGTCGCATCGGAACTGGAGCACCGCTGGGAGGCCGCATTGCGCGAGCTGCGAGAAGCCGAGGAGGCACTGACGCTGCACCGTGCATCGCGCACTCAGCCGGACGCGCTGACCTCCGAAGAGCGTGACAACTTCCTTGCCCTCGGCTCGCAGCTGCCTGCTATATGGCACCAAGCCGGTATGGATCGATCGCAAAAGAAGGCACTGCTACGCTGCCTGATCGAGAAAGTCATCCTGCATCGGACGTCCCCTGAACGCATTGACATCCGCATCGTCTGGCGTGGTGGTGAGGTCTCCGAAGCACAGGTCGAGCCGAAGGTGTATGCTCTGCATGCTCTCTCTCGCGCCGCTGACATGCAGGCCCGAATGCTTGAACTGGCTCGCCAAGGCCTGACTGATGCCGAAGTGGCTAACGTCCTGACCAGCGAAGGGTACCGCTCGCCTCGCTGCCATCATGTCCTGGCACGTACCGTGCAGGTCTTTCGACAGCGTCATCGGGTTTTGCGCGGCGCCAGCCGGACACATCCCCGGCACATTCCGGGATGGCTTACCATGTCTGAGCTGGCGAGGCGGCTGCAGGTGTCACGCGGTTGGATCGAGCACCATGTCCGCAACGGAACAATTGTCATTGTTCGTGATGTTGCAGCGAAGCGCTACCTATTTCCTGACACCAAAAAGACCATAGACGTCCTGAAGAAGCTGAGATTAGGCAAAATCGATCACATCAACTTCGTAACAAGCACGAGCAAATGAGGGCACCAACATGACCGATCGTACACGCCATCCGCATCCGCAATGAGCGTATCGAACAGGGCGCACATTTCCAGCAACTGATGCCAGTCACGGCAGGAACGAGCCAGACGAGAGACTTCAATGCCAAGCACCAAGCCAACATGGCCAAGTCCAACTTCGGCAACAAGGCGCTGAAAGCCAGGACGGTGCAACGTAGATGCCGCTGAGCGTCCAAGATCGTCATCAATGATGATGACTTGGTCCTGCCCCCACCCGAGTTGGCGGGCGCGGTTGGCCAGCGCGTATTGCAAGCGCGTGGACTCTTGGTGTTGCAGAACCTGACGCACCGTCGATTGCCGGACGTAGACGACCGCATGTCGCTCACGATGCCGACTCTTGATCTTGTCTGTCGGCAGTAAGGCGGGGCTCGACGTGCTCGTGCTCATGATCTGCCTCCGGATCCGCCAGACGTTGGCGAACCAACTTGCCGACCAGCACGGTCAGATGCCGCCGTCGCTCGCGCGGCAGGTCTTGCCACCGGATCCCTACCTGCTTCGGACCGCTCATTGCGGCTCGCCATCCATCTCGCTAATGCACGCAGAGCCTCGTGGCTCAGCCGCGGCGGGACTGTCTCATGATTGGGGGTCAGGCCGCGAGGGCTGCTGGCGGATGCTGACCGTTGGCGATCTGAAAGCGTTGCCCGAAGCTGGGACCGAAGGTGCCGTTGTAGACAGCGCAGCGAACCTGCAGCAGAAGATCTGCACCATGACGGGTCCAACGCATATGCTGCGACTTGTTCATCCGGCGGTTTACCAGGAAATTGGCGGTGCCTTCGGTGATGGCTGTCCCGACCCGCAGACCGGCACGATGGCGCTCGGCGTAGTTGACCATCCAGTTGGCCTGACCGACCAGATAGCCGTCCAGCGCCAACAATGCAGTCCACAGCTTACGCGATGACGGCACATGCGATGGGTGCCCTGCCACTTCCCCCTGGAACGCGTGCATGACTTTGCGGATGCGCTCGATGCTGACCTGAGCATCCTTGGCCTTGCCGTTCCACAGACGCCAGCGCAGCCGGTCGACTTCCGTCACGATCACTGCCTTCGCCTCTCGCCGCACCGGAGTGTCGGTTGACAAGGCGCCAGCGGTTTGCTCCAGGTGTTGCAGCCGCATCGCGATGTGAAACCAATCAAGAATGGGTGGCTCGGCGACGCCGCTGGCGACCAGGATCGAGCGCAGACCGGCGCAGCCGTCGGTAAAGCCGGTCAGTGTCGTGGCGTCAGTTCGACCGACGCTGTCCAGCCTTTGGCCGATCAGCGCCACGAGATCCGTCTTCACTCCAGCTACGGCTCCGAACACCTGTCGATTGCCTGCGTCGGTCTCAACGTTGCCGACCCTGACCTCCAGATGCCGCTCAGCCTCCTCGCAGCTGCGGATGAACGTCGAGTCCACGCTGATGGAAATCGCCGCCGCGGGCGTCACGGGCGTGGCCCCCGGGGGATGCCGCAACTGCTCGCCAAGCGTCATGGTATGGCGGCGCAGGGTCTCGTGAGTCTTGCCAGCCTCGAGTGGGAACAGCTGCTCCAACACGCCGGCCGCCACGCGGTAGGTCATCAGCGCCGAAAGATGGGCTTGCAGGCGATCGAGTTCAGGAGCCGATCGGCAATGCGATGGCCAGTCAACACCGCTCTCGACCCCGCCACAGCTGCCGCAGCAGAACCGCGGCAGCCGTACGATCACCTGGCCGAACAGGGTTGCAATCCGATGCTGACGGTAGTCCTTCATGTGACAGACGCCGCCGCAGGATCGGCAAGTCGGCCGCCGTACAGCATGTTCCCTGGCCTGGGCAGCGACCACCTCGCGCTGGATGGCGGCCAGCAGTTCTTTTGCCTCGGCCAGGTTCAGACCCAGATTGGCGATGTCGCGAAGATCAGCCGGCTTCGCGATCTCCATCACGTCCGTGCCCTGGCCATCGCTATCAGCACCGGTCCCCACCAGCCGTACAACCCATGCCACCCGCGCCATCCCATCGAGAGAATAGCGCCATAGATTATCACCTATTTGTTTCCACCCCCAATCATGAGACAGTCCCGCAAGGTGCGCGGCAAGGTCCGCGCCCTGTTGCGGCAACGCTGCCCCGACTTGGTGGTCCCCGACGTGATCTGGCACACCGACTGGATCGCCCACCTCACCGCCTGGGGGCAAGGCGAGCAGGCCGTGCTCGACTACCTCGCCCGCTATGTTTTCCGCGTCGCCATTACCAACGCCCGCATCACCGGCCTCGATGATGGCGGCGTCACCTTCACTTGGCGCGACCGCAAGAGCGGGCAGCGGCGCGCCTGCCGGCTTAGCAGCGAGGAGTTCATGCGCCGCTTCCTCCAACACGTGCTGCCGCGCGGTTTGCACAAGATCCGGTACTTCGGCTTGTGGCATCCCACCCACCGCGAGGATGCCGCCCGGATGCTGCAGCTGCAGGCGCCGCCGGCCGCGCCGTTGCCGGAAACCGTGATGCCGCCTGAGCCTGCCGACGCCGAGGTGACCACCACGCCGCCGATCGAGCCCAGGATCTGCCCGCACTGTCACCAGGGGCGGCTGATCTTCATCCGCACGCTGCCACGGAGACAGGCCATGGGAGCGTAACCCCCAGTCGACGCATCCGTCGTCATGCCGTCTCGCCCTTGCGCGCTCCGGTACGCCACACGCTACCTCTGTCCTCGCCGCCGCCAATGACCGTCATCGTGACCCAGACGCTGCCATCCCATTGCCCAAACCCGCCGCTCCGGACCGCTGCTCCGCGGCCGAATGCTTCAGATCGCCGCTGCCGAATGGCGATCAGCGCCCGCGCCATCCAACGGCCTGGGTGAAATCCCCATAGCCACCGGCCCGCCGCCCGTGCCCCGCGTCCGTCCAACCGAGCTTCCGCGGCGGCTTCGCGCCGCAGAAACTCTTAATTCGTTAACTCTTAATTCGTTCTCTGAGGTGGCCTGTTGCGAACACGAGCACCGGTTTCGCGGCCGCGAAGATGGAGCTGACGACGGTGCTGGCCGACCTGCCATGGGCAACACGGTTTTGGGGAGCATCCGCTACGCTGTCACCCGTTGGCCTGGGTGCGTGAGCCGAGCAGTTCGCGCTTCACGCGCGAGGTTGGTGGGTGAGGGCCAATAAACGTCGCCAGCATGACCGTGGCGAACCGCCGGTTTGCAATCCTGCCGAGAGGCCGTTGGTTCACGCTGATCTCTGCCCCACTGGGAGTGAAGAGGATGGTGAACCGGTCCCCCTTGCGCACGGCCGGCACGGCGGCGAGAAACCGCGCCACCTCGGCCGACGACAGGTCACAAGGGGAGTCGCAATTCCGGTCGAACCCCTCGCGCCATGCCGCCCGGGCCCTCTCCTGGTCCACGTCGCGGAGGAATCGTATGTCCAGCAGTTTCATGTCCGTGGAGCGAAGGATGCGCTCGGGATCGCTATCCGGGTGCACCAGATAGAGGCCGCCGACATAGATCGGGATCTGCAGGACGGAGTAGCTCCGGAGCGCTATGCCATTGAGCCGCAGCTCGGTGCGCCCAATCCATTGCTCGTCTGGCAGCGTGACGCCTTCCAGTTCGGCGGCTCGGGCAGAAGAAAGTAGGGCAAAACCAGCGACGACGGAGAGCAGCGCACGCCTCATAGGTCCTCCCACCCGGCATCTCGGGGACACGGTTGCCGTCCTGTGCCAGGAACACCGCGGCATCCACCCTGGCTTTCAGCGCCGCGAACAGCCGGTGCAGTTCAGCTTGAGATACGGATGTTATAACGCGCTCGCTTTTGCATGCGAGCCGATGCCGAACACTGAAAATTTCTGAGAATTCTTGGGCAGACATGAGAGGCGGTTCCGTTTGGAATGCCGCCAGCCTGATCCGTTTTGTGAAACCGCATGGGTCAGGTCGGCCAGTGCGGCTCCTCAAACGTAATCCCTGCCGCGTCGGCCGTCCCCTCCGCATTCCCCAATGGCCGACTTGTCCGTTTCACCCACATATGTGCATCGTGGCAGGATATTCATGGTTACCGCTGATGACACTGTCGCGATTCGGGAAGCCTACCAGCCCGTTGAAGAAGTCGACCTTCAGCTGAACGGGTATGGCTGAAGGCTGACGACGAGAACAGCAAGACCAGCGCGCCATTCGGTGTGACAACGGCGCCAAGCCAGACAGAAGCTCGGTCCCGGAGCCCCCGGGGTGTTTCTGCCCCGGTCAGGAGCCGCATGATCAATCCTAAGTTGTAGCCTGCGACGTGGATCAGGTAGCGCTTCTGGACCTTCTCCCGACCGCGTAGCCAGACCCGTCGCATCCCGCCGCGATCGAGGGTCAGGGCGAAACTTCGCTCGACCCATTCGGTCCGCAGCTTGAAGGCTTCCCGTGCCACCCCGGACAGCAGGCGGGCACGGTTGTTGTAGACCGCGCGGCGGGCCGCCTCGTCGCCATGCCAGCGCAGGCATTGCTTGCGCTTCGGCTCGGCAAATGCGGGTCTTCCACGGGCCATCGTCCAGGACCTTCAGTGTGGCGCGCGCATGATACCCTTTGTCGGCGACCAGTTCGGCCGGGTCCTCGGATGTAGGTGCCACATCCACCGCGGCCAGTTGCTTCTGAGCTGCACCCGGTTTCCCTGGACAGCGATTTGTCCGAGAGGAGGCGGGTATGGTGAAGTCCAGCATGAACGAGATCGTAGCCAGAGATGCGGATGGTGGGCCTGTGGACACCAGGGGCGGGGGCGTCCAGGAGCTATGCTGGAAATTGGGTGACGGCCCGATCAGGCGGCGGTCTGCACTGGGGCCTCGATGACCTCGAGGCCGTTGCGGAATCTGACACCTCGGACGACCTTCGGCAACTGGTTCTCACCCTTCAGGCGGCGCCATGTCTTGGCAGCCATCATCACCAGTTTGAAAACCATGAGGCGGGCAGTGTCCTGCGAGAGCGCGCCCTTGGTCCGCACCGTGCGCAGGCGAACGGTGGCGAACACGCTTTCAATCGGGTTCGATGTGCGCAGATGATCCCAGTGCTCGGCTGGGAAGTCGTAGAAGGTCAGCAGCGCGTCACGGTCCTTGAGCAGGCAGGCAACGGCCTTGGCGTATTTCGCCGCATATTTCTCGGCGAACGTATCCACGGCGTCCTCGGCCGTGGCACGGTCAGGCGCCTGCCAGATCTCGCGCAGGTCATGCTTGACCGCGGGCTGAACCGACTTGGGCAGCTTGTCGAGGATATTCGCGGTTTTATGCACCCAGCAGCGCTGATGCCGGGTGGTCGGGAACACCTCCCCCAGTGCTTTCCAGAAGCCGAGACTTCCATCTCCGGTGGCCAGCCGCGGCGCGACCGCCAGCCCGCGGGCCTTGAGGTCGACCAGCAGCTCGTGCCAGCTCTGTGCGCTCTCGCGCATCCCGACCTGAAAGCCCACGAGTTCCTTCTTGCCCTCCGGGGTGGCGCCGATCAGGACCAACATGCACTCGGCCTGCGGCTCCATGCGCGCCTGTAGATAGACGCCATCGGCCCAGAAATAGACGTAATGCCGGGCCGACAGGTCGCGGCGCTGCCAGCGGGTATAGTCGGACTGCCATTCGTCCCGCAGACGGCCAATGACCGCAGGCGACAGGTTCGGCGCCTCCGGGCCGAGCAGCGCCGTCAGCGCCTCCTGGAAATCGCCCATCGAGACCCCACGCAGGTAGAGGATCGGCAACAGCGCGTCCAGGCTGCGCGTCCGCCGCGCCCAGCGCGGCAGCAGCGCCGAGGTAAAACGGATCCGCTCCGCTTCCGACGCGGCGCCGCGATCGCGCAGCTTCACCCGCCGCACCGGAACCGGCCCAATGCCAGTCTGCACCAGGCGTTCGGGCCCATACCCGTGTCGCACCAGCCGCTCACGCCCGTCCGGCAGCCACAGACCACTCATTTCGGCCAGGAATGCCTCGGCTTCCGCTTCCACCGCCTGGGCCAGCAGACGCCGGGCGCCGCTCCTCAGCACCGCTGTCAGCGGGTCATCCACCTCATCGGGCTGACGGAGGGCAACAACCCTGGTATGGCTCGTCATGGCGTATCGCTCCTTCGGGAGGTTCTGGCAGGCTCGTCACCCGCCTCGATACGCCGCCTCACTCAGGCCGTCGTCACCCAGTTTCCCCCATAGCTCGCTCCAGCCCGAGAGGTTGACTACATCGGATACGGCCATGATTGCGTAGGCTCCTCGGACCGACCGGATTGCATCTTCATCCCATCAGATCAGAGACTTGGCCTTGGTGCTACCCCTCGACATTCACCACCCCGAAACCCGATAAGAGCCTCATCTGATCCGATTATTCGACGATGCCGGAATCTTGCGCGAGGGTTGCAGCCTGTCATGGTCAGCCGTGGCTTGCGACGGGTCAAACCGGAACGGAGGGGGGATGACCATGTCGCCGTGCAGCATGAACCGAGCCGCTCCACGGACAACCGCAGGCGTTCCGATGCCGGACGCCGCGGAACGGTCGCGCCACATGATGCCTGGCCACACCACGGCCGCAAGGAAGTTCAGGCAGCCCGGCATGGCCCGGCTGACGAAATTGACACCGCGATGTCCGGGGGCGACCTCCGTCATGTCCCAGGCGATCGGGTCCGGTTGCGGCTCCGTCCCGATTCCGGCAACTCGGATGGCGCCAGTGTCAGTAGCCGAAACCGCACGCCAGCGTGGACGCGGTGGGGCTCCCCATGGCGAAGGGCCACATCAACGTTCCCCTGACGGTGTTGGCCAAAGTTCTCCTGACGCGCGCCCGCGTTCGGGAACAGCCATCAGGCTGCTGGCCGTGATTGGCCCCGCCATCCGGTTTCTGGCCGACGCGTTCCCCGGTGGGCATCCGGTGCCTGGACGGCGACAGGAAAGCCGACTCCGTCAAACGCATTCTGACGGCCAGACGCGCCAAGGGGGTGCCGAACCCGTGAGGGGCGTTCGGCCATGCCTGGTTTCCCGCCGGAATTGTGTCCGCATGGGAACTCTGGAAACTGCAAGATCTTCTATATCCTGAGAATATCCATCTTCAGGATAATACAGATCGGCTTTCGGCTTATTGAAGAGGTCAACCGATTGAATTATTAGTGCAACAAACTTCTTTCCTGCGCCCTGGCGGCCAATGATGCCTCGATCATGTCGATGAGGTGGGCGGTGCTGACTGGCTTGCGGAGGAGGGAGAAGGCGCCGCACGGCGCTCCGTCGGCCGCAAGATTGGCAGCCTCACCCACGTAGCCGGTCAGCAGGATGGCCGGCAGGCCGGGACGCCGCAGATGCGCCTCGCGGATGAGCGTCAGCCCGCCCATGCCGGGCATGGACAAATCGGAAACCAGGACATCCACGGTTTCTCCCCTGTCCAGCATGGTTATGGCTTCCATTCCGCTCTCCGCGGCCAGCACGGCGATCCCGGCCTTGTCGAGTCCGGCGGCCAGGGCCCGGCGCACCGACGCCTCGTCGTCCACCAACAGGACCCGGTGCGCCCGCCCGGATGCGGGCGCTGGCCCGGTTTGCTCCGACGCCGCTTCCGTCCGCGCGTCGGCGGCGGGCAGCCAGAGCGTGACGATGGTGCCGCGCCCGGGCGCGCTTTCGATTTCCAGGGTGCCGCCGCTCTGTTCGGCGAAACCTTTGGCCATCGACAGGCCGAGGCCGGTGCCATGTTCCCGTGACTTCGTGGTGAAGAAGGGCTCCATGGCGCGCCCCAGTGTCTCCGGATCCATGCCAGTGCCGGTGTCGGCGATGGACAGGCGAACGTAGCGTCCGGGCCTGAGGCCCATCCCGTGAACCGCATCCGCCCGGACGTCCTCCGGCATGGCCCCCAGGGTGAGGGCGCCGCCGTCGGGCATGGCGTCGCGGGCGTTGGTGGCGAGATTGACCAGCACGGTCTCCAGTTGGCCACGGTCAGCCATGACCGCGGGCAGCCCCGGGGGAGTTTCGATGCGCACGGCGATGGGGCTGCCAAGTGTCTGGGCCAGGATATCGCGCATGCTGTCCAGCAGCCTGACAGGGTCGATTGGTTTGGCGCGCAGATCGCCGCGCCGGGAGAAAGCGAGCAGCCGACGGGTGATGGCCATGCCCCGCTGGGCCGAATCGAGTACAATCCGGTCGAACTCCTGCACGGTCTCCGGCTCCTCGCAGCACATTTCGATCATCTCCGCGCCGCTCTGCACCGCCTGGAGCACGTTGTTGAAGTCGTGCGCGATGCCGCCCGCGAGTTGGCCGAGCGCCTGCATCCGTTGGGCGTGGGCGGCGCGCGCCTGTGCCTCTTCTCGCGCCGCCACTTCCGTCCGCACCCGCTCCTCGAGCTGCCGGTTCAGCTCTCCGAGCGCGGTTTCCGCGCGGCGGCGGGCCGTCACGTCGATCAGAATGCCTGCGGCCCGGACCGGCCGCCCATCGGCGCCGCGTTCAATCCGCCCGTACGCGGCCAGCCAGCGTTCGCCATCCTCCGCAGCGGCGGCAGACCGGAACTCAATCTCGTAGGGTGCGCCATCCTCGGTGGCGCGCGCCCAGCAGGCTGCGAAGCGCGGCCGGTCTTCCAGGTGAACCACCTCCTCCAACCAGTTCCCGGACGTGAACTCCGAAGACTGCACGCCAAGCAAAGTCATCGTCTCGGGCGACCGGCGACCGCGCCCCGAGGCCAAATCCAGTTCCCAGGTGCCGACGCCCGCTCCTTCGGTCGCCAGCTTGAGGCGCGCCTCACTCCCGGCCAGAGCGCGCGTGCGTTCTTCAACGGTCTGCTCAAGCACCTGCCGTCCCCGCAACAGCAACCAGGCCGTTGTCCCAAGGAGCGCGGAGATGATGGACGTCAGCACGCCTTGGATG from Rhodovastum atsumiense includes these protein-coding regions:
- a CDS encoding ATP-binding protein translates to MSGFFETGVRGRVRLAAAAICIALVPLALWLCMAVRARTNELHAALSVQRYSVEVVSEHVLKLLDTQGLLIDIVERVVGNRDCPALRSDAQFQDLLRLSAQESPDGTSLWIVDADGYICMVSEPKYVDERNRSFREYFSGARDAGPGHHYVTRAFMAITPPVPTFNISKARWKDGVFNGVIVAAPSLANLIEYWNKILDPATAQRISLFRPDGATIARSWPPLVPLADAEVERRVAAAFTAPDGTNRGHSVVDGRPRIGAWHTLPNWNVVVSSSANEMEVMAPWRKATLIQGVLTSIISALLGTTAWLLLRGRQVLEQTVEERTRALAGSEARLKLATEGAGVGTWELDLASGRGRRSPETMTLLGVQSSEFTSGNWLEEVVHLEDRPRFAACWARATEDGAPYEIEFRSAAAAEDGERWLAAYGRIERGADGRPVRAAGILIDVTARRRAETALGELNRQLEERVRTEVAAREEAQARAAHAQRMQALGQLAGGIAHDFNNVLQAVQSGAEMIEMCCEEPETVQEFDRIVLDSAQRGMAITRRLLAFSRRGDLRAKPIDPVRLLDSMRDILAQTLGSPIAVRIETPPGLPAVMADRGQLETVLVNLATNARDAMPDGGALTLGAMPEDVRADAVHGMGLRPGRYVRLSIADTGTGMDPETLGRAMEPFFTTKSREHGTGLGLSMAKGFAEQSGGTLEIESAPGRGTIVTLWLPAADARTEAASEQTGPAPASGRAHRVLLVDDEASVRRALAAGLDKAGIAVLAAESGMEAITMLDRGETVDVLVSDLSMPGMGGLTLIREAHLRRPGLPAILLTGYVGEAANLAADGAPCGAFSLLRKPVSTAHLIDMIEASLAARAQERSLLH
- a CDS encoding IS256 family transposase, which translates into the protein MTSHTRVVALRQPDEVDDPLTAVLRSGARRLLAQAVEAEAEAFLAEMSGLWLPDGRERLVRHGYGPERLVQTGIGPVPVRRVKLRDRGAASEAERIRFTSALLPRWARRTRSLDALLPILYLRGVSMGDFQEALTALLGPEAPNLSPAVIGRLRDEWQSDYTRWQRRDLSARHYVYFWADGVYLQARMEPQAECMLVLIGATPEGKKELVGFQVGMRESAQSWHELLVDLKARGLAVAPRLATGDGSLGFWKALGEVFPTTRHQRCWVHKTANILDKLPKSVQPAVKHDLREIWQAPDRATAEDAVDTFAEKYAAKYAKAVACLLKDRDALLTFYDFPAEHWDHLRTSNPIESVFATVRLRTVRTKGALSQDTARLMVFKLVMMAAKTWRRLKGENQLPKVVRGVRFRNGLEVIEAPVQTAA